One Aphidius gifuensis isolate YNYX2018 linkage group LG5, ASM1490517v1, whole genome shotgun sequence genomic region harbors:
- the LOC122856275 gene encoding CREB-binding protein-like, with amino-acid sequence MSKINNENIEPNMMMNQNKTNDELVIIHEIINSQTADPYSTGGILTEEDIMIHQDRMRKQLLLMIHAQRCNLNDKKNNNKKCTWILCECMQKTFIHMSNCYKTTDCGTPHCYSSKTIAKHWKTCLNENCFLCKPIRLQEKKQNLNLATTSLNTTEKQMPIRQIELHQMIINNNDGYTKQWQMNLSQDLRNHFIFKLVEIMHPKQITINQQKQLIIENNNQQVSQELRTNVRKQKPRAIPIDKSFKPSSQLTSTSNNTGKVSSKPTTLSSSVTLNSNTQSTSVAPNDQQPVELPTVSSNLNIQSASVTPNDQQPVASPTVPSNLNTQLTLDAQNNNQQKNIETPTTELTSDTLINKQTLESSTASLNSNTQSTSDAQNNNQQENIETPTDTSQPIAQLTSDTLNDERAVESPGASSNSSTQLTFDTPGNYQTINNEAPSVPSANQASVIKSLETQSDENQTMDIDEIDNTNENEKIISTIEQLLSNNIPNKPQYKKYKFPMKQNDLAKALKPVFYRIYNQHPEASPFHRGVSRTHSKLSNYYDIIKNPIDLSIIGRKINGKKYYEPWEFVDDIWLLIENAWLYNTENSRIYGYAKKLSVIFEETMIPVMTSLGYCCAKSYKYNYDNLICCAKEHLCFFGMYVQEYNDNCQMPNTRKVYVSHFDTYVKKLGYTSIHLWSRPPAKNQDFIFNKHPYEQIILDAQQLQKWINKMVDFIEDTIDKAKDNDDACKDDEKQLGPINDPDLDIDCDLMNERSRFVNVTRDNYLEFSTLRCAKFSTMVMLSEIHKQSNYFHKNKVTVDRRIAALTHGYQCTDDYCQSNDCNEMKKVIKHSLSCLSKFDTTDCAICKEFIQLKVCHAKSCRLTVCPVRSCLVIKKKLLNKNLIIVNSEKRKRSIDNDEDSDRSKKIQKVTNDSSLQVDQQPGALNQQVNKSSSGASSTIW; translated from the exons atgtcgaaaattaacaatgaaaatattgaaccaaatatgatgatgaatcaaaataaaacaaatgatgaaCTTGTTATAatacatgaaataataaatagccAAACAGCTGATCCATATTCAACag gTGGAATATTGACAGAAGAAGATATTATGATACATCAAGATAGAATgagaaaacaattattattaatgatacaTGCACAACGATGTAAccttaatgataaaaaaaataataataaaaaatgtacctGGATATTGTGTGAATGTATGCAAAAAACATTTATCCATATGTCaaattgttataaaacaaCTGATTGTGGAACACCACATTGTTATTCATCAAAAACAATTGCAAAACATTGGAAAACATGcttaaatgaaaattgttttctttGTAAACCAATTAgacttcaagaaaaaaaacaaaacttaaATTTAGCTACTACTAGTTTGAATACAACAGAAAAACAAATGCCAATACGACAAATTGAACTACatcaaatgattataaataataatgatggatATACTAAACAATGGCAAATGAATTTATCACAAGATTTAagaaatcattttatatttaaattagttGAAATAATGCATCca aaacaaattacaattaatcaacaaaaacaattaataattgaaaataataatcaacaagtaTCTCAAGAGTTAAGAACAAATGTTCGTAAACAAAAACCTCGTGCAATaccaattgataaatcattcaaACCAAGTAGTCAATTAACATCTACATCAAATAATACTGGGAAAGTATCTAGTAAGCCAACAACTCTTTCATCAAGTGTaacattaaattcaaatactcAATCAACATCTGTTGCACCAAATGATCAACAACCAGTTGAATTACCAACAGTctcatcaaatttaaatattcaatcagCATCTGTTACACCAAATGATCAACAGCCAGTTGCATCACCAACTGTtccatcaaatttaaatactcaATTGACACTTGAtgcacaaaataataatcaacaaaaaaatattgaaacacCAACTACTGAATTGACATCTGATAcacttattaataaacaaacactTGAATCATCAACTGcttcattaaattcaaatactcAATCAACATCTGATGcacaaaataataaccaacaagaaaatattgaaacacCAACTGATACATCACAACCAATTGCTCAATTGACATCTGATACACTTAATGATGAACGAGCAGTTGAATCACCAGGTGCCTCATCAAATTCAAGTACTCAATTAACATTTGATACACCAGGCAATtatcaaacaataaataacgAAGCACCAAGTGTTCCATCAGCAAATCAAGCATCAGTTATTAAATCATTAGAAACACAATCAGATGAAAATCAAACAATGGACATTGACGAGATAGATAACactaatgaaaatgaaaaaatcatatcaacaattgaacaattattatcaaataatataccCAATAAaccacaatataaaaaatataagtttcCAATGAAACAAAATGATTTAGCTAAAGCATTAAAGCCAGTATTTTATAGAATATATAATCAACATCCAGAAGCATCACCATTTCATCGAGGTGTATCACGTACTCattcaaaattatcaaattattatgacattattaaaaatccaattgatttatcaataataggaagaaaaataaatggtaaaaaatattatgaaccATGggaatttgttgatgatatttggctattaattgaaaatgctTGGTTATATAATACAGAAAATAGTCGTATTTATGGCTATGCAAAAAAGCTATCAGTTATATTTGAAGAAACAATGATACCAGTTATGACATCACTTGGTTATTGTTGTgcaaaatcatataaatataattatgataatttaatttgttgtgCTAAAGaacatt tATGTTTTTTTGGTATGTATGTACAAGAATATAATGACAATTGTCAAATGCCAAATACAAGAAAGGTGTATGTATCACATTTTGAtact TATGTTAAAAAACTTGGTTATACATCAATACATTTATGGTCAAGACCACCAGCTAAAAAtcaagattttatatttaataaacatccatatgaacaaataattcttgatGCTCAACAATTACAAAAATGGATTAATAAAATGGTTG ATTTTATTGAAGATACTATTGATAAAGCtaaagataatgatgatgcaTG taaagatgatgaaaaacaaCTTGGACCAATTAATGATCCAGATCTTGATATTGATTGTGATTTAATGAATGAACGTTCGAGATTTGTAAATGTAACACGAGATAATTATCTTGAATTTTCAACATTACGATGTGCTAAATTTAGTACAATGGTAATGCTGAGTGAAATACATAaacaaagtaattattttcataaaaataaagttacagTTGATAGACGTATTGCTGCTTTGACACATGGTTATCAATGTACAGATGATTATTGTCAATCAAATGATtgtaatgaaatgaaaaaagtaattaaacaTTCTTTAAGTTGTTTAAGTAAATTTGATACTACTGATTGTGCTATTTGTAAAGAATTTATTCAGCTTAAAGTTTGTCATGCTAAAAGTTGTCGATTGACTGTGTGTCCAGTACGTTCATGTTTGGTGATTAAAAAGAaactgttgaataaaaatttaatcattgttAATagtgaaaagagaaaaagatcAATTGACAATGATGAAGATAGTGatagatcaaaaaaaattcaaaaagtaaCAAATGATTCATCA CTTCAAGTTGATCAACAACCCGGTGCATTAAATCAACAAGTCAACAAGTCGTCAAGTGGCGCTTCTTCAACAATATGGTAA
- the LOC122857303 gene encoding uncharacterized protein LOC122857303, which produces MENKIFISRKPRKSGRITRKHVFGNINMYNLKINLRENAIATTVSMGCGITKIVDDPFDPKYILILDPVSDYTLAEVFPYVPICERPKLALVCKHWKKVLDDSWFKVKKLELIYWRYDEYPNCLAKYSTSDGGYSFLKSLLIKCGRYLTTLDLTAYDNCNIVPVINGLCPNLVTLRLRLTNMDKAILANSFTRLSKLKSLTIIFQNIKTFLVFPTVALFNSLRNVANTLTDLNLLNWLDELQGIPVFTAAINDVIRDLKALKKLEVAGLGFSADIYNYLAANGILYSGHTVHLKKILSVSDPFINIKILKMEQCPIYDDTLYTIANTFKHLEVLHINSNLVTDNGVVALSKINNLQNLFFNGVTNITDYSVKLLKNLIKLGLPSSNKITDDSVLTVIENSSKMDVLSVIGANVTIELVKKAAAISRKREIRFILCIEFMPDLQKYESPYLELRIYQEINGKKMVHIGTSAYAKAQIS; this is translated from the exons AtggaaaacaaaatttttatttctcgcAAGCCTCGCAAGTCGGGTAGGATTACAAGAAAACATGTGTTCGGTAACATCAATatgtacaatttaaaaataaatttaagggAAAATGCAATTGCAACTACAGTTTCAATGGGATGTGGAATAACGAAG atagttGACGATCCTTTTGAtcccaaatatatattaatacttGATCCAGTTAGTGATTATACCCTGGCTGAAGTATTCCCGTATGTGCCAATATGTGAAAGACCAAAACTTGCATTGG tatgcaaACATTGGAAAAAAGTCCTTGATGATTCTTGGTTTAAagtcaaaaaacttgaattaatttattggcGATATGATGAGTATCCAAATTGTTTGGCTAAATATTCAACGAGCGATGGAGGAtacagttttttaaaatctctGCTTATTAAGTGTGGTCGTTATTTAACAACTTTAGACTTGACAGCTTATGATAATTGTAACATAGTGCCAGTAATTAATGGATTGTGTCCCAACCTCGTAACACTTCGCTTGAGATTGACCAACATGGACAAAGCAATATTAGCCAATTCATTTACACGTCTATCCAAACTaaaatcattaacaattatatttcaaaatataaagacTTTTCTGGTGTTTCCCACTGTTGCTTTATTCAATTCATTGAGAAACGTTGCTAATACATTGACCGATCTAAATCTGTTGAATTGGCTTGATGAATTACAAGGCATCCCTGTTTTTACAGCAGCAATCAATGAT GTGATTCGTGACTTGAAGGCTCTGAAAAAGTTGGAAGTTGCTGGTTTAGGATTTTCAGCCGATATATACAATTATCTGGCAGCCAATGGAATTTTATATTCTGGCCATACTGTACACCTTAAAAAGATTCTCTCTGTATCAGATCCATTCATAAATATCAAGATATTGAAAATGGAGCAATGCCCAATATATGATGATACATTGTATACTATTGCCAATACTTTCAAGCACTTGGAAGTATTACATATAAATAGTAACCTGGTAACCGATAATGGTGTAGTAGCACTttcaaagataaataatttacaaaatcttttttttaatggcgTTACTAACATCACTGATTATTCAGTCAAACTGCTGAAAAATCTGATAAAATTAGGCTTACCAAGcagcaataaaattactgatgaTTCAGTCCTAAcagttattgaaaattcatcaaagATGGATGTGCTCTCTGTTATCGGCGCAAATGTGACTATTGAGTTAGTCAAAAAAGCAGCAGCAATATCAAGAAAGCGAGAAATACGTTTCATCTTATGCATTGAATTTATGCcagatttacaaaaatatgaaTCACCATATTTGGAATTGCGTATATATCAAGAAATaaacggaaaaaaaatggtacaTATCGGTACAAGTGCATACGCAAAAGCACAAATATCGTGA